The following are encoded in a window of Rosa chinensis cultivar Old Blush chromosome 4, RchiOBHm-V2, whole genome shotgun sequence genomic DNA:
- the LOC112196855 gene encoding bidirectional sugar transporter SWEET6b: protein MVHLDARFVVGVVGNIISGGLFLSPIPTFIQIWRKKDVEAFDPKPYLATVLNCLLWCYYGLPFINPNSILVVTINGIGLLIELIYLGIFFYYTSAKGRKRVATYFVCELVFFGAVVAATMLAIPEHKMKMNRHLRAVVIGIICDFFNVLMYSSPLFILRDVFKTKSVQYMPFSLSVANFLNGCCWTSYALIGKVDYFILVSNSLGAIAGAIQLIVYAIYYKSTPKNEDPADKATNEVQLATIV from the coding sequence ATGGTGCACCTGGATGCTAGGTTCGTGGTCGGTGTGGTTGGAAATATCATCTCTGGCGGGCTTTTTCTCTCTCCAATACCTACGTTCATACAAATATGGAGAAAAAAAGATGTGGAAGCTTTCGATCCAAAACCTTACCTTGCAACAGTGTTGAACTGTTTGTTATGGTGTTACTATGGATTGCCATTTATTAATCCAAACAGCATTTTAGTTGTCACCATTAATGGAATTGGGTTACTTATAGAGCTTATATATCTGGGCATATTCTTCTATTATACTTCAGCAAAAGGACGAAAGAGGGTTGCTACATACTTTGTATGTGAACTAGTTTTCTTTGGGGCTGTTGTGGCTGCAACTATGTTGGCAATACCTGAGCATAAGATGAAGATGAATCGACATTTGAGGGCTGTTGTAATTGGTATTATCTGTGACTTTTTCAATGTCCTCATGTATAGCTCTCCTCTATTCATCTTGAGAGATGTCTTTAAAACAAAGAGTGTGCAATACATGCCATTCTCACTCTCGGTTGCTAACTTTCTGAATGGTTGTTGCTGGACTTCCTATGCTCTTATTGGAAAAGTGGACTACTTTATTTTGGTTAGCAACAGTCTAGGTGCAATCGCTGGAGCAATTCAATTGATAGTTTATGCAATATACTACAAATCTACACCAAAAAATGAAGACCCCGCTGACAAGGCTACTAATGAAGTGCAACTCGCAACTATTGTCTAA
- the LOC112197056 gene encoding UDP-glucuronate 4-epimerase 6 yields the protein MVIMASPPDTSKTIKLERYNSYLRRVNSTKLLNASSKLLFRATLLVALVLIFFFTLNYPPLSSDRNGAHHLHKTNFLSSAFYGGGVGGTAWEKQVRHSSTPKRPNGMSVLVTGAAGFIGSHCSLALKKRGDGVLGLDNFNSYYDPSLKRARQAMLKKHEIFIVEADLNDGPMLTKLFDVVPFTHVLHLAAQAGVRYAMQNPQSYVASNIAGFVNLLEISKAANPQPSIVWASSSSVYGLNTENPFSELHRTDQPASLYAATKKAGEEIAHTYNHIYGLSLTGLRFFTVYGPWGRPDMAYFFFTKDILQGKTIDVYKTVDDKEVARDFTYIDDIVKGCLGALDTAGKSTGSGGKKKGPAQLRIYNLGNTSPVPVGRLVSILEGLLSTKAKKHVIKMPRNGDVPYTHANVSLALHDFGYKPTTDLASGLRKFVKWYVSYYGIESRVKKESDNNYKKMMSQQPEESA from the coding sequence ATGGTAATAATGGCTTCTCCACCGGACACTAGCAAGACCATAAAGCTGGAGCGGTACAACAGCTACCTCCGCCGCGTGAACAGCACCAAGCTGCTCAACGCCTCCTCCAAGCTCCTCTTCCGCGCCACCCTCCTCGTCGCCCTcgtcctcatcttcttcttcaccctCAACTACCCTCCCCTCTCTTCCGACCGGAACGGGGCCCACCACCTCCACAAAACCAACTTCCTCTCCTCCGCCTTCTACGGCGGGGGAGTCGGCGGCACCGCCTGGGAGAAGCAGGTCCGCCACTCCTCCACCCCCAAGCGCCCCAACGGCATGTCAGTGCTCGTCACAGGCGCCGCCGGGTTCATCGGGTCCCACTGCTCCCTCGCTCTCAAGAAGCGCGGCGACGGCGTCCTGGGGCTCGACAACTTCAACTCCTACTACGACCCGTCGCTGAAGCGGGCCAGGCAGGCGATGCTGAAGAAGCACGAGATTTTCATCGTCGAGGCCGACCTGAACGACGGCCCGATGCTGACGAAGCTCTTCGACGTCGTTCCGTTCACCCACGTGCTCCACTTGGCGGCGCAGGCGGGTGTACGCTACGCCATGCAGAACCCCCAGTCCTACGTGGCGTCCAACATTGCCGGGTTCGTCAATCTCCTCGAAATTTCCAAAGCTGCTAATCCTCAGCCGTCGATTGTCTGGGCCTCCTCCAGCTCCGTCTACGGCCTCAACACCGAGAACCCATTTTCCGAGCTCCACAGAACCGACCAGCCCGCCAGTCTCTACGCCGCCACTAAAAAAGCCGGCGAAGAAATCGCCCACACTTACAACCATATTTACGGCCTCTCCCTCACCGGGCTGAGATTCTTCACCGTCTACGGGCCCTGGGGCAGACCCGACATGGCCTACTTCTTCTTCACCAAGGACATACTCCAAGGCAAGACCATCGACGTATACAAAACCGTCGACGACAAAGAGGTGGCGCGTGACTTCACCTACATTGACGACATAGTCAAGGGCTGCCTCGGCGCCCTCGACACCGCAGGGAAGAGCACCGGCAGCGGCGGAAAAAAGAAAGGCCCCGCCCAGCTGAGAATCTACAACCTGGGGAACACGTCGCCGGTCCCCGTCGGCAGACTGGTGTCGATACTGGAAGGGCTGTTGAGTACCAAAGCGAAGAAACACGTGATCAAGATGCCCAGAAACGGTGACGTGCCGTACACGCATGCGAATGTGAGCTTGGCGCTGCACGACTTCGGGTACAAGCCGACGACGGACCTGGCCTCCGGGCTGAGGAAGTTCGTAAAGTGGTACGTGAGTTATTACGGGATCGAGTCGAGGGTAAAAAAGGAAAGCGACAATAATTATAAGAAGATGATGAGTCAGCAGCCCGAGGAATCCGCTTGA